Proteins from a single region of Hordeum vulgare subsp. vulgare chromosome 6H, MorexV3_pseudomolecules_assembly, whole genome shotgun sequence:
- the LOC123402121 gene encoding growth-regulating factor 12-like produces MRIRRRPQAQSPPPPYPLPPPSDPFTAPHPPPPPPPPPPPPPNAEELHWEQPPLPGDEAEQGKRRRIESEEGLHSHPRRPHADPGPPALPPRPQDGNAVAAGRSTDDDDPPVVHGHGGGGGAQRRGAVAAAAAADGRTRAHESLENGHRRDDSERPVINAGERFIIQAMPAVPVNVKEGIKDDRGGGAKKKRRGPPVLMEGSRCSRVNGRGWRCSQPTLVGYSLCEHHLGKGRQKSASRTEPSSWKNGGATLGRTEPSIRKKAAQPSVPVVANGRAGAPRLGRTEPASSKKNVDALAVVAARAHDASDLSSLLAAPLAAEVE; encoded by the exons ATGAGGATCCGGAGGAGGCCGCAGGCGCAGTCGCCGCCACCGCCCTACCCGCTGCCGCCGCCCTCAGATCCGTTCACCGCGCCCcacccaccgccaccgccaccgccaccgccaccgccaccgccgaaCGCGGAGGAGCTACACTGGGAACAGCCGCCGCTCCCGGGGGACGAGGCCGAgcaggggaagaggaggaggatcgaGTCGGAGGAGGGGTTGCACTCCCACCCGCGCCGCCCGCACGCGGATCCCGGCCCGCCCGCATTGCCGCCACGGCCGCAG GACGGCAACGCGGTGGCGGCGGGACGCAGCACCGACGACGACGACCCGCCTGTTGTTCACGGCcacggcggcggaggcggcgcaCAACGTCGGGGGGCAGTAGCAGCTGCCGCCGCCGCAGATGGCCGCACCCGCGCCCACGAGAG CCTAGAGAATGGACATCGCCGCGACGACTCTGAGCGGCCGGTGATCAATGCCGGGGAACGTTTCATCATCCAGGCAATGCCGGCGGTGCCGGTGAACGTGAAGGAAGGGATCAAGGACGACCGGGGCGGCGGTGCCAAGAAGAAGCGCCGCGGCCCTCCGGTGCTGATGGAAGGCTCCCGGTGCAGCCGCGTGAACGGCCGCGGGTGGCGCTGCAGCCAGCCCACGCTGGTCGGCTACTCCCTCTGCGAGCACCACCTCGGCAAGGGCCGGCAGAAGAGCGCGAGCCGCACCGAGCCCAGCAGCTGGAAGAACGGCGGGGCCACGCTTGGCCGCACCGAGCCCAGCATCAGAAAGAAGGCAGCGCAGCCGTCCGTGCCCGTGGTCGCCAACGGCCGCGCCGGTGCGCCCAGGCTCGGCCGCACCGAGCCGGCCAGCAGCAAGAAGAACGTCGATGCTCTGGCCGTGGTCGCTGCACGGGCGCACGACGCCAGCGACCTGTCGAGCCTGCTTGCCGCACCTCTAGCGGCGGAGGTCGAATGA
- the LOC123401516 gene encoding temperature-induced lipocalin-1-like → MAAMKVVRNLDLERYMGRWYEIACFPSRFQPKDGANTRATYTLDPDGAVKVLNETWTGGRRGHIEGTAFRADDAGDEAKLKVRFYVPPFLPVFPVTGDYWVLHVDDAYQYALVGQPSRNYLWILCRQPRMDEGVYNELVERAKEEGYDVSKLRRTPHPEPTPESQDAPKDGGLWWIKSLFGK, encoded by the exons ATGGCGGCCATGAAGGTGGTGAGGAACCTCGACCTGGAGCGGTACATGGGCAGGTGGTACGAGATCGCGTGCTTCCCGTCCAGGTTCCAGCCCAAGGACGGCGCCAACACGCGCGCCACCTACACGCTCGACCCGGACGGCGCCGTCAAGGTGCTCAACGAGACCTGGACCGGCGGCCGCCGGGGACACATCGAGGGCACCGCCTTCCGCGCcgacgacgccggcgacgaggccaAGCTCAAGGTCAGGTTCTACGTGCCCCCCTTCCTCCCCGTCTTCCCCGTCACCGGCGACTACTGGGTGCTCCACGTCGACGACGCCTACCAGTACGCGCTCGTCGGCCAGCCCTCCCGGAACTACCTCTGG ATCTTGTGCAGGCAGCCGCGGATGGACGAGGGCGTGTACAACGAGCTGGTGGAGAGGGCCAAGGAGGAAGGGTACGACGTGAGCAAGCTCCGGAGGACGCCGCACCCGGAGCCGACGCCGGAGAGCCAGGATGCCCCCAAGGACGGCGGGCTGTGGTGGATCAAATCCCTCTTTGGAAAGTAG